The following are encoded together in the Leguminivora glycinivorella isolate SPB_JAAS2020 chromosome 18, LegGlyc_1.1, whole genome shotgun sequence genome:
- the LOC125235892 gene encoding LOW QUALITY PROTEIN: endoplasmic reticulum-Golgi intermediate compartment protein 2-like (The sequence of the model RefSeq protein was modified relative to this genomic sequence to represent the inferred CDS: deleted 1 base in 1 codon), which yields MLRYRGKKNVIDKVKEFDAFPKVPEKYVDSTPVGGTFSVITFFIILWLIYSEVAYYLDSNLVFKFSPDTEMDEKLRINIDITVAMPCSNIGADILDSTSQSVFGFGELTEEDTWFELTQEQQDAFGAVKYLNSYLREEYHSIWQLLWKKGHGSVRAIVPARKTKPNRRPDACRLHGILTLNKVAGNFHVTAGKSLHLPRGHIHLNMLFDDTPQNFSHRIHRLSFGSPANGIIYPLEGDEKITTDENMLYQYFIEVVPTDVDTAFESIKTYQYSVKELERPISHLTGSHGVPGIFFKYDMAALKIYVYQERENFLQFMLRLFSIIGGIYIIVGCFNALVLKVQNIFIKKAAPSVLNHTQMFEKRPVQLNPLLIQTDLNVPLGIVKQ from the exons ATGCTCAGATATAGAGGAAAGAAGAATGTTATAGACAAAGTGAAGGAATTCGATGCATTTCCCAAAGTTCCGGAG AAGTACGTCGACAGTACGCCAGTCGGTGGAACGTTCTCTGTTatcactttttttattatactgtggttaattTATAGTGAAGTCGCGTACTATTTAGATAGTAATTTAGTTTTTAAATTCTCACCAGACACTGAAATGGACGAGAAATTGAGGATAAACATTGACATAACGGTTGCTATGCCGTGTTCGAACATTGGCGCTGATATTTTGGACTCTACATCGCAAAGCGTGTTCGGTTTTGGTGAGTTGACTGAAGAAGACACGTGGTTCGAACTTACACAGGAGCAGCAAGACGCATTCGGAGCTGTTAAATACTTAAACTCATATTTAAGGGAAGAATACCACTCAATATGGCAATTATTATGGAAAAAGGGTCATGGATCTGTTCGAGCTATTGTTCCGGCTAGGAAAACGAAGCCAAATCGAAGACCAGACGCATGCAGACTACATGGTATACTTACTTTGAACAAAGTAGCTGGTAATTTTCATGTGACGGCTGGGAAAAGTTTGCATTTGCCCCGTGGACATATTCACTTGAACATGTTATTTGATGACACACCTCAGAACTTCAGTCATAGAATACACAGACTTAGCTTTGGGAGTCCGGCTAATGGAATAATATACCCGCTCGAAGGTGATGAGAAGATAACAACGGATGAAAATATGTTGTATCAGTATTTTATTGAAGTTGTACCAACAGATGTAGATACAGCGTTTGAATCTATCAAGACTTATCAGTACTCAGTTAAAGAGTTAGAAAGACCGATCAGCCATTTGACAGGTTCTCATGGTGTACCGGGGATTTTCTTTAAATATGATATGGCTGCATTAAAAATTTACGTTTACCAAGAGAGAGAAAACTTTCTTCAGTTTATGTTAAGACTGTTCTCTATTATAGGTGGTATTTACATTATCGTAGGTTGCTTTAATGCTCTAGTGTTGAAAgtacaaaatatatttattaagaaAGCGGCACCATCTGTGTTGAACCATACGCAGATGTTTGAAAAGAGACCGGTTCAGTTGAATCCGTTGCTGATACAGACGGACCTAAATGTTCCTTTAGGGATAGTGAAGCAATGA
- the LOC125235923 gene encoding ragulator complex protein LAMTOR1 isoform X1 has translation MQSDEEDSLLHSCFDSLKNAVMGCCYSLCHKETDTQENTVNERTHLLEVSEQTQESPAPAPAAPPRKPDEQSALNRILHETATNVIDVGALGPYALEPGAYSERVRAYTARVAAAPAAPPPPPRLLKDVPLAERNVLLAKPPLSNDDKELIANAVKKAAAAISELRVEHHEDLVVPFRVP, from the exons ATGCAGTCGGACGAAGAGGATTCTCTGCTGCATTCATGCTTCGACTCTCTGAAGAACGCAGTCATGGGTTGTTGTTACAGTTTATGCCACAAAGAGACTGACACACAG GAAAACACAGTAAACGAACGAACACATCTCCTCGAAGTGAGCGAACAGACTCAAGAAAGTCCGGCGCCGGCGCCTGCCGCGCCGCCTCGGAAGCCTGACGAACAGAGCGCCCTGAATAGGATACTACATGAGACTGCCAC TAACGTGATAGACGTGGGCGCGCTGGGCCCGTACGCGCTGGAGCCGGGCGCGTATTCCGAGCGTGTGCGCGCCTACACCGCGCGCGtggccgccgcgcccgccgcgccgccgccgccgccgcgcctgcTCAAAGACGTGCCCTTAGCCGAGCGGAATGTGCTGCTGGCCAAACCACCGTTGAGCAATGACGATAAGGAATTA ATAGCGAACGCAGTAAAGAAGGCAGCGGCCGCGATATCGGAACTGCGAGTGGAGCATCATGAGGACCTGGTGGTCCCGTTCAGGGTGCCATAG
- the LOC125235923 gene encoding ragulator complex protein LAMTOR1 isoform X2: MSCDGWLSKWIYCVSFPEENTVNERTHLLEVSEQTQESPAPAPAAPPRKPDEQSALNRILHETATNVIDVGALGPYALEPGAYSERVRAYTARVAAAPAAPPPPPRLLKDVPLAERNVLLAKPPLSNDDKELIANAVKKAAAAISELRVEHHEDLVVPFRVP; this comes from the exons ATGAGCTGTGATGGTTGGCTGTCCAAATGGATTTACTGCGTTTCGTTTCCGGAA GAAAACACAGTAAACGAACGAACACATCTCCTCGAAGTGAGCGAACAGACTCAAGAAAGTCCGGCGCCGGCGCCTGCCGCGCCGCCTCGGAAGCCTGACGAACAGAGCGCCCTGAATAGGATACTACATGAGACTGCCAC TAACGTGATAGACGTGGGCGCGCTGGGCCCGTACGCGCTGGAGCCGGGCGCGTATTCCGAGCGTGTGCGCGCCTACACCGCGCGCGtggccgccgcgcccgccgcgccgccgccgccgccgcgcctgcTCAAAGACGTGCCCTTAGCCGAGCGGAATGTGCTGCTGGCCAAACCACCGTTGAGCAATGACGATAAGGAATTA ATAGCGAACGCAGTAAAGAAGGCAGCGGCCGCGATATCGGAACTGCGAGTGGAGCATCATGAGGACCTGGTGGTCCCGTTCAGGGTGCCATAG